One genomic segment of Sanyastnella coralliicola includes these proteins:
- a CDS encoding OmpA family protein → MRVIRYTLVSLGMVLLGLPSMGQMKKANDAFEHHHYEEAIGFYDKEIRRDLDNDEAITKMAICFWKTNQLPEAEYWFTRAALMNDDPEVKLMYAQVLIANEKYAKAQEWLDKYVAIVTDEDKVHHAHQLVEWAGALSNGAFQLQNCKVQPVNVNSYALDFAPQLIGNKLYFITNRKGVVSRSGVYDPWTNARFTDIYVADRVANAEFGEVRPATEIPLSAFHEGPMCMSPDSSELYMTMSDFNEKRREFDSENNTRVKVVRLVKGADGNWERTAPLSFYSNQYNTAHPAISPDGNTMVFASDMPGGQGLMDLYVTRRNPDGSWGVPEPLPPHINTRGNEVFPSFHKDGALYFASNWHAGFGGMDIFRCPPEADGWGIPENMGLPINSPRDDFGICLEEDGQSGFFTSNRGNEDKDDILFFKTSYGMKIEGTVVNCKTRMPIANAQVELRRQDHYRDYSFSNSEGRFSFIVKDNAEYMILAQHDSYLEDEGCTGIEWTDTFGMIEGQKVEIDVALSPEPAAKLDQVYVCGNIYHDDYLNPLSECDVTLVDPSGEETHLNTAGLGSFYVPVSHDQPYEMVIRRQAFYEFRQTLEVAAGLDQCHAVDIHLVPDRSQIPPPLTLDVVVEKGMVLELYHIYFDKDEADVRQDAMKDLETFYELLMKYPSMKGELMAHTDSRASAEYNMQLSQRRAESVRNYLISRGIDGDRLIANGYGETQLVNLCSDDVECTEEQHQRNRRVEFRVIDVDEDVDVKSKHKSGLSDSGKP, encoded by the coding sequence ATGAGAGTTATCAGATACACCTTAGTTTCCCTAGGTATGGTACTCCTTGGATTACCATCGATGGGTCAGATGAAGAAGGCGAACGATGCCTTCGAACACCACCATTATGAAGAAGCGATTGGATTCTACGATAAGGAGATCCGACGTGACCTTGATAATGACGAAGCGATCACCAAAATGGCGATCTGCTTCTGGAAAACGAATCAATTACCTGAAGCTGAATACTGGTTTACTCGTGCAGCGTTGATGAACGATGACCCAGAAGTGAAGCTGATGTACGCCCAAGTACTGATTGCGAATGAGAAGTACGCCAAGGCACAGGAATGGCTTGACAAGTACGTAGCCATTGTTACTGATGAAGACAAAGTTCACCACGCCCACCAGCTGGTTGAATGGGCTGGAGCGCTCTCGAATGGAGCCTTCCAACTTCAGAATTGTAAAGTGCAGCCGGTGAATGTGAATTCATATGCACTCGACTTCGCCCCTCAGTTGATTGGTAACAAGCTCTATTTCATTACCAACCGAAAGGGAGTAGTCAGCCGCTCAGGTGTGTACGATCCTTGGACCAATGCACGATTCACTGACATTTATGTTGCTGATCGTGTCGCTAACGCGGAATTTGGTGAGGTACGTCCGGCGACAGAAATCCCATTGAGCGCCTTCCACGAAGGTCCGATGTGTATGAGTCCGGATAGCTCAGAGTTGTACATGACCATGTCAGACTTCAATGAGAAACGTCGTGAGTTTGACAGTGAGAATAATACACGTGTGAAAGTAGTGCGTTTGGTGAAAGGTGCAGATGGGAATTGGGAGCGAACAGCCCCGCTATCATTCTACTCGAACCAATACAATACGGCCCACCCAGCCATTTCACCTGATGGCAACACCATGGTCTTTGCCAGTGACATGCCAGGAGGTCAAGGTTTGATGGACCTATACGTAACACGCCGTAACCCTGATGGGTCATGGGGTGTTCCAGAACCGCTTCCACCACACATCAACACCCGAGGAAACGAGGTCTTCCCTTCGTTCCATAAAGATGGTGCGTTGTACTTCGCTTCAAACTGGCACGCCGGTTTCGGAGGGATGGACATCTTCCGTTGTCCACCAGAAGCAGATGGTTGGGGAATTCCTGAGAATATGGGTCTCCCGATAAATAGCCCACGTGATGATTTTGGTATTTGCCTAGAAGAAGACGGCCAGTCTGGATTCTTCACTTCCAACCGAGGAAACGAAGACAAGGATGATATCCTTTTCTTCAAGACATCGTATGGAATGAAGATCGAAGGAACGGTGGTGAATTGTAAGACACGCATGCCAATTGCCAATGCGCAAGTAGAGCTCCGTCGTCAAGATCACTACCGTGACTATAGCTTCTCTAATAGCGAAGGACGATTCAGCTTTATCGTGAAAGACAATGCTGAGTACATGATCTTGGCTCAACACGATTCTTACCTCGAAGATGAAGGATGTACAGGAATCGAATGGACTGACACCTTCGGGATGATCGAGGGGCAGAAAGTTGAGATTGATGTGGCCTTGAGTCCTGAACCTGCTGCGAAGCTTGATCAAGTGTATGTCTGTGGTAACATCTACCACGATGACTACCTCAATCCGTTGAGTGAGTGTGACGTTACATTGGTAGATCCTTCAGGAGAAGAAACGCACTTGAATACCGCTGGATTAGGTTCATTCTATGTTCCAGTAAGTCATGATCAACCCTATGAAATGGTGATTCGCCGCCAGGCATTCTACGAGTTCCGCCAAACACTTGAAGTGGCTGCAGGACTTGACCAGTGTCACGCGGTAGACATTCACCTGGTACCAGATCGAAGCCAAATCCCACCTCCACTCACGCTTGACGTTGTGGTTGAGAAGGGAATGGTACTTGAGCTCTACCACATCTACTTTGATAAAGATGAAGCAGATGTGCGTCAAGACGCCATGAAAGATCTGGAGACCTTCTATGAACTGCTCATGAAGTATCCTTCGATGAAGGGTGAATTGATGGCCCATACTGATTCTCGCGCTAGCGCGGAATACAATATGCAGCTATCACAACGACGTGCTGAATCGGTACGAAACTACCTGATCAGCCGTGGGATCGATGGTGATCGATTGATCGCCAACGGTTACGGAGAAACGCAACTAGTAAACCTTTGTTCTGACGATGTTGAATGTACAGAGGAACAACACCAGCGAAACCGCCGAGTGGAATTCCGTGTCATTGATGTCGATGAAGATGTGGATGTAAAGAGTAAGCACAAGTCTGGATTATCAGACTCGGGCAAGCCTTAA
- a CDS encoding PorP/SprF family type IX secretion system membrane protein codes for MKPKMMIRMALVCLAVMTASQTFAQQNAGHTQYLWNQLSLNPAYAGSKKSLATGLSYRAQWLGIEGAPLTENFFVHSPLSHGQFGTGLNVMRDRLGITNNLNAQASFAYKMNFDFGTISVGMSGVVDHTTLQWTSVDPTDQVDPSIPYADVSQLDFNAGFGLHFQREEMFFGLSVPRLLENEVGYPVPETNVSALLQGRRHIHAIGGYMWQANRYIWVQPYFMTRYVAGAPFQLDLGCLVQFNKTVWVGGSFRWGDSVDFLLNYNLSKQLKLGYSFDFSVTKIQGHAGSHELFLGYELRKKKDGYNHPRFF; via the coding sequence ATGAAGCCAAAGATGATGATAAGAATGGCCCTTGTGTGCCTGGCTGTGATGACCGCGTCGCAGACCTTCGCACAACAGAATGCCGGCCATACCCAGTATCTCTGGAATCAGCTCTCTCTGAATCCAGCCTATGCGGGGTCAAAAAAATCGCTAGCCACAGGGCTCTCGTACAGAGCACAATGGTTAGGTATTGAAGGAGCTCCTTTAACTGAGAACTTCTTCGTGCACAGTCCGCTGTCGCATGGCCAATTTGGTACAGGACTCAACGTTATGCGTGACCGATTAGGAATCACGAATAACCTGAATGCTCAAGCCTCTTTCGCCTACAAGATGAATTTCGACTTCGGAACCATCTCGGTCGGAATGAGTGGAGTAGTAGACCATACCACCTTGCAATGGACCTCAGTTGACCCGACAGATCAAGTCGATCCGTCCATCCCGTATGCGGATGTAAGCCAACTGGATTTCAACGCCGGGTTCGGACTACACTTCCAACGCGAAGAGATGTTCTTCGGACTCTCTGTTCCGCGATTGCTGGAAAACGAAGTGGGCTACCCGGTACCCGAAACCAATGTGAGTGCGCTCCTCCAAGGAAGAAGACACATTCACGCCATTGGTGGATACATGTGGCAAGCCAACCGATACATCTGGGTTCAGCCCTACTTCATGACGAGGTACGTGGCAGGAGCACCCTTCCAACTTGACCTTGGATGTTTGGTTCAATTCAATAAAACCGTTTGGGTGGGTGGAAGCTTCCGCTGGGGTGACTCAGTTGACTTCTTGCTCAACTACAATCTTTCGAAACAGCTGAAGCTGGGCTACTCTTTTGATTTCTCGGTAACGAAAATCCAAGGACATGCCGGTTCGCACGAGCTCTTCCTCGGCTATGAACTGAGAAAGAAAAAAGACGGATACAATCACCCTCGATTCTTCTAA
- a CDS encoding gliding motility-associated C-terminal domain-containing protein has product MKTSLIRHIAIIAALVFGASQVQGQMIIADLSGPSENLINEEVCFDLTAWNTGEIGYQPYIRLSLPPEMPASSLSVSFLDNPISSIIEVGTFAGDPLEDPNLIVEDPNHLINGQVGNTLVIVNLPVGSLIAGGVNVEVELCVRINGDGVAVGSPIQLEAQPVYRYGDTPTGLNGSIAGAVYSATVTPTLYSISHVVNQGDVLTGNCVPLEYSVNVNIAEQEIVTGLDITADLPSGINYIDVLAVTPGCVVISEPPTDSNGQLLVTCNNANGTEDPVDVEVTYFAYLGDVLDQNSCDSSYYVSQAAVASNEVPSQIDNAIVTGYHILFDPVNPSTNIWPGETVILGLQYQVAEHVEGIDSLWVDLIIPDGLAYLGNATVEGFPLTAETVTDLGDGRTAVSFNLHDALGADVQPCEVGQFLFEAEILETYFDGDYLTARDRLYASGFASYSLVNGVEGCVRPVATGYNLPPAEVIKELISSPANGFGYVPGEQVVYRLQMSIPSGDSKDVVFEDLFPVPVHDVSDLNLTFGVDITHSPTDNIGATPLDISIDTDKNSLTIDWGSITGVSNGTPTVIAVDIAIPITSEPFADGLVHTNFGRFYSNNSLLEASVDVDLTTINVGAPELIMFKGILETDQPDAELAPVMVPVNANATNIDAWDYVTYQITLTNAGLAPAYDVIVTDFPPFPELGNCVLESVKNGEGDDLPYVGSLFTIGLVLDSIPKAEPGSEAHRVYIDYECRVQDEISAGDYATNTAEATWAAVPGGTELFNPITESAQLFFAEPRIEMNVLDITPGYQAPEGVQVGELVEMEVRVEIPEGFTRDATIQVTLPEGLSLEEITNYEHPDDMYFSAGSSTQVYNAITVEALGQGEENEGRVITMYTGDIDNGSSDNDEAEYLVLGFTATVLNSEVNQNGYLLSTLGTIEYLSPINGSYTTEYDNANLELREPELDVSIEFFEPELLPGGQTFVTITIEHAESSLGHAYNVDIVNDLPLGLQFVNGSFLSECEELLTAPPTNSFGSITCEWDSIPLGVTCELVYSVQVVNGYPPCTQAVNDIELRYTSGFEAHYDTLTYGPVNSFGVRRTGDPTDIGGDLNDHLSIDSSVLDVVSGTLNQPIIVGNDEFCAGAELNIQIPEYAGTFVEYHWEGPGVPDGYNSNQLILPNPDPDDSGEYTVYIQVGQCLSPISDPFEVNILENPTVVFEDVDVPCISGVDDLILEADVSGGVGPYDFVWSGPNFLSSDSLAVIENASEDNTGVYSLIVTDSQGCASIEEMAQVSISTAPPTPEIENGAELCEGLNFQLECGVYPGAIGYHWITPTGEIVTETPFLNVSDADPLGSGSYTVWVEFDECSTDPSFSVEVIIHPTPGLPVIDANSIELCSGQDLVLSTEADGDLYTWSGPDGYEFSGSTPNPPVIEDINLLEAGTYELTVTDGICSSETAEIDIIVNPTPNAPGLASNSPLCVGDLLLLTTSSNASAYEWTLPDNSTETTSSGSLTIQETTVADAGDYLLSVFDGNCWSEPSPIENVVVDVVPSEQAYAGANVVACQDEAVLVQASNDETLTGFWESPDQTLQLASPNNQTTAVTGAQQGETYTLTWSLYTDGCGVYSVDQVTIYAPVDPIANDDVFEMVEGESEDIFVIENDVPGPVDYTIEIVDFPDNGTAQVAENILIEYRPDVDYDGPDEIIYEMCLNDCPTMCDTAIVRIMVFPYLAIPDIITPNNDGANDMLVIEGIERFPENEIYIYNRWGRKVFSSENYKNDWDATFRGKPLPDGTYYYVFNNRATGENLGTGYITVHQ; this is encoded by the coding sequence ATGAAAACCTCTCTTATTCGCCACATCGCGATCATTGCCGCCCTGGTATTCGGCGCTAGCCAAGTACAAGGCCAAATGATCATTGCCGACTTAAGCGGTCCGTCAGAGAACCTTATTAATGAGGAAGTCTGCTTTGACCTCACCGCTTGGAACACCGGAGAAATCGGTTACCAGCCGTACATCCGACTTTCCCTCCCACCGGAAATGCCCGCCTCTTCATTGAGCGTGTCGTTTCTCGATAACCCCATCTCAAGCATCATTGAGGTCGGAACTTTTGCGGGTGATCCCCTGGAAGATCCGAACCTTATTGTGGAAGACCCAAACCATTTAATTAATGGTCAGGTTGGAAACACCTTGGTGATTGTCAACCTACCTGTAGGTTCGTTGATCGCAGGTGGTGTCAACGTGGAAGTGGAATTGTGTGTCCGTATCAACGGAGATGGAGTGGCCGTTGGTTCTCCTATCCAATTAGAAGCGCAGCCTGTCTACCGTTATGGAGACACGCCAACAGGGCTTAACGGATCCATTGCAGGTGCGGTATACTCAGCAACGGTAACACCTACGCTTTATTCAATCTCCCATGTGGTGAATCAAGGAGATGTATTAACTGGAAACTGTGTTCCATTGGAGTACAGCGTGAATGTTAACATCGCCGAGCAGGAGATTGTAACCGGTCTTGATATTACAGCCGATCTCCCAAGTGGGATCAATTACATTGACGTACTGGCCGTGACACCTGGATGTGTCGTAATCTCTGAACCGCCTACGGATTCAAATGGTCAGCTTCTGGTGACATGTAACAACGCGAATGGTACGGAAGATCCGGTCGATGTAGAGGTAACATACTTCGCTTATTTAGGAGATGTACTCGACCAGAACAGCTGTGACAGTAGTTATTATGTGAGTCAAGCCGCGGTAGCTTCGAATGAGGTGCCGTCTCAGATCGACAATGCCATTGTTACGGGTTACCATATCCTCTTTGATCCGGTCAACCCATCAACCAATATCTGGCCTGGAGAAACAGTAATTCTAGGGCTTCAGTACCAAGTAGCAGAACACGTGGAAGGAATCGACAGCCTCTGGGTTGATTTGATCATTCCTGATGGATTGGCGTACCTAGGTAATGCGACAGTAGAAGGATTTCCTTTGACTGCTGAAACGGTCACCGACTTAGGAGACGGACGAACAGCTGTTTCGTTCAACCTACATGACGCCTTAGGAGCTGACGTGCAGCCTTGTGAAGTGGGTCAATTCCTCTTCGAGGCGGAAATCCTAGAAACATACTTTGATGGAGATTACTTGACAGCACGTGACCGATTGTACGCCTCTGGTTTTGCTAGCTACTCGCTGGTGAACGGAGTCGAAGGATGTGTCCGTCCTGTAGCTACCGGTTACAACCTACCTCCAGCAGAAGTAATTAAAGAATTGATTAGTAGTCCGGCGAATGGATTTGGATACGTACCTGGAGAGCAGGTGGTATACCGTCTTCAAATGTCCATCCCATCAGGAGACTCTAAGGACGTGGTATTTGAGGATCTGTTCCCAGTGCCAGTCCATGATGTGAGTGACTTGAACTTGACGTTCGGTGTTGACATTACGCATTCACCAACGGATAACATCGGGGCCACTCCACTTGATATTTCGATTGATACCGACAAGAACAGTTTGACCATTGATTGGGGTTCCATCACGGGAGTAAGTAACGGCACTCCAACGGTCATCGCGGTTGACATTGCCATACCGATTACCTCGGAACCTTTCGCCGATGGTCTGGTCCACACGAACTTTGGACGATTCTATAGTAACAACAGTCTCCTTGAGGCCAGTGTAGATGTCGATCTGACAACGATTAACGTTGGTGCACCTGAGTTGATCATGTTCAAGGGTATTCTAGAAACAGATCAACCTGATGCGGAATTGGCTCCGGTCATGGTTCCTGTGAACGCCAATGCTACAAACATTGATGCATGGGATTACGTGACCTACCAAATCACATTGACGAATGCCGGTTTGGCACCAGCGTATGACGTGATTGTCACTGACTTCCCTCCGTTCCCTGAATTGGGTAACTGTGTATTAGAGAGCGTGAAAAACGGTGAGGGAGATGACCTTCCTTACGTTGGTTCGCTCTTCACCATTGGATTGGTGCTAGACTCCATTCCAAAAGCAGAGCCAGGTTCCGAAGCACACCGAGTATACATCGATTACGAATGCCGAGTACAGGATGAAATTAGTGCCGGTGATTACGCAACGAACACAGCAGAGGCCACTTGGGCAGCCGTTCCAGGTGGAACCGAACTCTTTAACCCGATTACGGAAAGTGCACAGCTGTTCTTCGCTGAGCCGCGTATTGAGATGAATGTGTTAGACATCACCCCAGGTTACCAAGCACCAGAAGGTGTTCAAGTAGGTGAGTTGGTTGAGATGGAAGTACGCGTAGAGATTCCAGAAGGATTTACGCGTGATGCCACGATTCAAGTAACGCTTCCTGAGGGATTGAGTCTGGAAGAAATCACGAACTACGAGCACCCGGATGATATGTACTTCTCAGCAGGTTCTTCAACGCAGGTGTACAACGCCATCACGGTGGAGGCGCTTGGTCAAGGAGAAGAAAATGAAGGACGTGTCATTACGATGTACACGGGTGATATCGATAACGGATCTTCAGATAACGATGAAGCAGAGTACCTCGTGTTAGGTTTCACGGCCACTGTGTTGAACTCTGAAGTCAACCAAAACGGGTACCTACTGTCTACCCTCGGAACCATTGAGTATTTGAGTCCGATTAATGGTAGTTACACTACAGAATATGACAACGCCAACCTCGAACTACGTGAACCTGAGCTAGACGTTTCGATTGAGTTCTTTGAGCCTGAACTCCTTCCAGGAGGGCAGACCTTTGTAACGATTACCATCGAACACGCAGAGTCTTCACTCGGACATGCCTACAACGTAGACATCGTGAACGACCTTCCGCTTGGTCTGCAGTTCGTGAATGGATCGTTCCTTTCAGAATGTGAGGAGCTATTGACAGCACCTCCTACGAATAGTTTCGGATCGATCACGTGTGAATGGGATAGTATTCCATTGGGTGTAACCTGTGAGCTTGTTTACAGCGTGCAGGTGGTGAATGGGTACCCTCCGTGTACGCAAGCGGTGAATGACATTGAGCTTCGTTACACGAGTGGTTTTGAAGCCCATTATGATACCCTGACCTATGGTCCGGTGAACAGTTTCGGTGTTCGTCGTACAGGTGATCCAACAGATATTGGAGGTGACCTCAATGACCATTTGTCTATTGATTCTTCTGTGCTAGATGTTGTGTCTGGTACATTGAATCAGCCAATCATTGTAGGTAATGATGAATTTTGCGCTGGCGCGGAATTGAATATCCAAATCCCTGAATACGCGGGAACATTTGTTGAGTACCACTGGGAAGGACCAGGAGTACCTGACGGATACAACTCAAATCAATTGATTCTTCCAAACCCTGATCCGGATGATTCTGGTGAATACACCGTGTACATCCAAGTAGGTCAGTGTTTGAGTCCGATTTCAGATCCATTTGAGGTGAACATTTTGGAGAACCCAACCGTGGTTTTTGAAGATGTGGATGTTCCATGTATCTCCGGAGTTGATGATTTAATCCTTGAAGCAGATGTCAGTGGAGGAGTTGGACCTTATGACTTCGTTTGGAGTGGACCGAACTTCTTGTCGTCAGACAGTTTAGCGGTCATTGAAAATGCCAGTGAAGACAATACAGGTGTTTACAGCTTGATCGTTACTGATAGTCAAGGTTGTGCATCCATTGAAGAGATGGCGCAGGTGAGTATCAGTACGGCACCTCCAACCCCTGAAATTGAAAACGGAGCTGAGCTTTGTGAAGGATTGAACTTCCAACTGGAATGTGGGGTGTACCCCGGAGCGATTGGATATCACTGGATCACACCTACGGGTGAGATCGTTACCGAGACGCCATTCCTCAATGTGAGCGATGCCGATCCACTCGGCTCAGGATCATACACCGTATGGGTAGAATTCGATGAATGTTCGACTGATCCATCGTTCAGTGTTGAAGTGATAATTCATCCAACCCCAGGGTTACCGGTGATTGACGCGAATTCAATCGAACTCTGTTCAGGACAGGACTTGGTACTGTCTACAGAAGCAGATGGAGACCTCTACACGTGGAGTGGACCTGACGGATATGAATTCTCTGGTTCAACACCGAACCCACCAGTGATTGAAGACATTAACCTTCTCGAGGCTGGTACCTATGAATTGACTGTAACTGACGGAATCTGTTCTTCAGAGACCGCAGAGATTGATATTATCGTCAATCCAACGCCGAACGCACCTGGATTGGCAAGTAATAGCCCGTTATGTGTGGGTGACCTCCTCTTATTGACAACCTCAAGTAACGCAAGTGCTTATGAATGGACTCTTCCAGACAATAGCACAGAAACAACGAGCAGTGGTTCCTTGACCATTCAAGAAACTACAGTGGCTGATGCCGGAGACTACCTACTATCGGTATTCGATGGTAACTGCTGGAGTGAACCTTCGCCGATTGAAAACGTGGTGGTAGATGTGGTGCCTTCGGAACAAGCCTACGCCGGAGCCAATGTTGTGGCCTGTCAAGATGAGGCAGTCCTCGTACAGGCCTCGAACGACGAAACACTCACAGGATTCTGGGAATCACCAGATCAAACGCTACAGTTGGCGAGTCCGAACAATCAGACGACGGCTGTAACGGGTGCGCAACAAGGTGAGACTTATACACTGACATGGTCGCTGTACACCGATGGTTGTGGTGTCTACTCAGTGGATCAAGTGACAATCTACGCACCGGTAGATCCAATTGCGAACGACGACGTCTTTGAGATGGTGGAAGGAGAGTCGGAAGACATCTTCGTCATCGAAAATGATGTTCCTGGTCCAGTGGATTACACGATTGAAATCGTTGACTTCCCTGACAACGGTACGGCGCAGGTGGCCGAAAACATATTAATCGAATACCGGCCTGATGTGGACTATGATGGTCCGGATGAGATCATCTATGAGATGTGTTTGAATGACTGTCCAACGATGTGTGATACAGCCATCGTTCGAATCATGGTCTTCCCATACCTCGCGATTCCAGACATCATTACTCCAAACAATGATGGAGCCAACGATATGCTCGTGATTGAGGGTATCGAGCGATTCCCAGAGAACGAGATCTACATCTACAATCGATGGGGACGCAAAGTCTTCTCAAGCGAAAACTATAAGAACGATTGGGACGCGACCTTCCGAGGAAAGCCGCTGCCTGATGGAACCTATTACTATGTATTCAACAACCGAGCAACAGGCGAAAACCTGGGCACCGGTTACATCACAGTTCATCAATAA